A genomic region of Thermodesulfobium narugense DSM 14796 contains the following coding sequences:
- a CDS encoding EAL domain-containing protein, whose amino-acid sequence MDNNIILSIINNLSGVLFTSKFIFKNRSLIIDSLNFFDNSKDKAIGGFSDKRLVENNLFVENIFPDDRDELIEKILSMGAGESLKYEFRFKTSEENYIWLRLNITVVAKDEKSVEISGLVEPISKEKNLDTILYTIKEINRLAIKIDREDELLQALCDLLVDKLGYAGAFLGYIDSNKLFRLKFFAKNIPEVLVDNFKKVTISVDEKIPEGRGTVGNAYRSGNIFLISDTLKSELMSPWAIYHKKFGIRSACSIPLFKGNKVEFILIIYSRTPDLFSEEYMGILDEIKVDISFALEKIDKERNIKLLSEAMEESPEWFLIADETGTILHVNKAVEKISGYSADEIIGNKLSMFISDFYPENLYNELIDKISKGERCECEVVRQSKDKSVFYLDTIFIPVFFDNKVYRFVELSRDITKEKLQQEKISELTRLYVTLSDINQLIVRADSIRDLYQMMNEILVKDAGFSIVYFTVIDDENKLKLYNFYYQEDDFSTQYRDFLKFIEESYKEEFYVLIEKGFVSALSIKNKEISYYNDLITSSKTEEIKERFKGFIFLNACAAIPIFKNNKVIGSIVCCSAKKDFFTPDIIKLLNEIGSDISFALGKIEMERFNAMTSTALNSGSDFVMITDKNFKIVYVNDNTEKIFGYARDELIGKHHSIISSRSQSLGFARRFYRTIRSGQKFSDFFVYRSKDGEKIYSYTTITPFLIRGEVRFYVAVGKDITQAKSLEDSLQRLKDYDPLTGLLNRNKFIENADEFLSIAKYEKKLASVCIINPIGFSSINQAYGFYTGDLILCEIANRIRKTIREYDLIGKLESDMFVILLEDIATLEDVLNIISKLNLVLEKPYDTPKKKEILVSFNFGVSFFPNDGENAQLLVERANIGLGSIKSNKDKRIGFYKKDFEQSARIKLDLKSKLEKAIINKEFILYYQPIFSIKDKSIVGAEALLRWKSDGQIILPMNFIPVLEEMGRIMDVEKFVVDSVCSKLKDWEKKEKKMIPISVNLSERSFKDESFRRYVIYTIRKYGIHRGMFSVELVERTFVEDFERCLIILKKFSREGVFIYLDDFGTGFSSFNYLYKLKFDSLKIDKSFLSNIEKDIRAKSIVESIIFLNKRLNLKTVAEGVETLDQLKILEELGCEYVQGFLLAKPMPEEEFEELIRTT is encoded by the coding sequence ATGGATAATAATATTATTTTATCCATTATCAATAATCTTTCGGGGGTATTGTTTACTTCTAAATTTATCTTTAAAAATAGAAGTCTAATAATAGATAGCTTAAATTTTTTTGATAACTCTAAGGACAAAGCTATAGGTGGATTTAGTGACAAAAGATTAGTTGAGAATAATCTTTTTGTTGAAAACATATTTCCAGATGATAGAGATGAACTTATTGAGAAAATCTTATCCATGGGTGCCGGAGAAAGTCTCAAGTATGAATTTCGTTTTAAGACTAGTGAGGAAAATTATATATGGCTTAGACTTAATATAACAGTTGTGGCTAAAGATGAAAAATCTGTTGAGATAAGTGGTCTAGTAGAGCCAATATCGAAAGAGAAAAATCTTGATACAATTTTATACACAATAAAAGAGATAAATAGGCTTGCTATAAAAATAGATAGAGAAGATGAACTTCTTCAGGCTTTGTGCGATTTATTAGTCGATAAACTCGGCTACGCCGGCGCATTTCTTGGTTATATAGATTCTAACAAACTTTTTAGATTGAAGTTTTTTGCAAAGAATATCCCTGAAGTCCTAGTTGACAACTTTAAAAAGGTTACTATTTCGGTTGATGAAAAAATTCCTGAAGGTAGAGGAACAGTGGGCAATGCTTATAGATCAGGAAATATTTTTCTGATCTCTGACACTTTAAAATCTGAATTAATGAGTCCATGGGCAATATATCATAAAAAATTTGGAATTCGTTCTGCTTGTTCTATTCCGCTTTTTAAAGGTAATAAAGTTGAATTTATATTGATAATATACTCAAGGACACCAGATCTATTCAGCGAAGAATATATGGGAATTCTTGATGAAATAAAGGTTGACATTTCTTTTGCTCTAGAAAAAATTGATAAAGAGAGAAATATAAAGCTACTTAGTGAGGCGATGGAAGAATCTCCGGAATGGTTTTTAATAGCGGATGAAACTGGAACAATCCTGCACGTAAATAAGGCTGTTGAAAAAATTTCTGGTTATAGTGCAGATGAGATTATAGGAAACAAACTGTCGATGTTTATTTCTGATTTTTATCCAGAAAATCTTTACAACGAGCTGATTGATAAGATTTCTAAGGGAGAAAGATGTGAGTGCGAAGTTGTAAGGCAATCTAAAGATAAAAGTGTATTTTACTTAGATACTATTTTTATTCCAGTTTTCTTTGATAACAAAGTTTATAGATTTGTGGAACTTTCAAGAGATATTACCAAAGAAAAGCTCCAGCAAGAAAAGATATCAGAGTTGACAAGATTATATGTGACCCTTTCAGATATAAATCAACTTATTGTTAGAGCCGACTCTATTAGGGATTTATATCAGATGATGAATGAAATATTGGTAAAGGATGCTGGTTTTTCAATTGTTTACTTTACTGTAATTGATGATGAGAATAAATTAAAACTCTATAATTTCTACTATCAAGAAGATGATTTTAGCACTCAATATAGGGACTTTTTAAAGTTTATTGAAGAAAGTTATAAAGAAGAGTTTTATGTTTTGATAGAAAAAGGTTTTGTTAGCGCTCTTTCAATAAAAAATAAAGAAATTTCTTATTATAATGACTTAATAACTTCATCAAAGACTGAAGAAATTAAGGAAAGGTTTAAAGGTTTTATCTTTCTGAATGCCTGTGCAGCAATACCAATTTTTAAAAATAATAAAGTTATTGGTTCAATAGTTTGTTGTTCTGCTAAAAAGGATTTTTTTACTCCAGATATAATAAAGCTTTTAAATGAAATAGGTAGCGACATAAGTTTTGCTTTAGGTAAAATTGAAATGGAAAGATTTAACGCTATGACTTCTACGGCTCTTAATTCTGGAAGCGATTTTGTGATGATTACAGACAAGAACTTTAAAATAGTTTATGTAAACGACAATACCGAAAAAATATTTGGATATGCCAGGGATGAACTTATAGGAAAGCACCATTCAATCATATCTTCAAGATCTCAGAGTCTGGGGTTTGCGAGAAGATTTTATAGAACTATTAGAAGTGGACAAAAGTTTTCTGATTTTTTTGTCTACAGATCTAAAGATGGCGAAAAGATTTACAGTTATACAACAATTACGCCTTTTTTGATTAGAGGCGAAGTAAGGTTTTATGTAGCAGTAGGTAAAGACATCACACAGGCAAAATCACTTGAGGATAGTTTGCAAAGGCTAAAGGATTACGATCCCTTAACGGGGTTATTAAACAGAAACAAATTTATTGAAAATGCTGATGAATTTCTCAGTATTGCAAAATATGAAAAAAAACTCGCAAGCGTATGCATAATAAACCCGATTGGTTTTTCTTCAATAAATCAAGCCTATGGATTTTATACAGGGGATTTAATTTTGTGTGAGATAGCTAATAGAATTAGAAAAACAATAAGAGAGTACGATCTAATAGGAAAATTAGAATCAGATATGTTTGTTATTCTGTTAGAAGATATTGCAACTTTAGAAGATGTTTTGAACATAATTTCAAAACTTAATTTGGTTCTTGAAAAACCTTATGATACCCCAAAGAAAAAAGAGATTTTAGTATCTTTTAACTTCGGAGTTAGCTTTTTCCCAAATGATGGTGAAAATGCACAACTTCTTGTTGAAAGAGCTAATATTGGGTTGGGCAGTATTAAAAGTAATAAAGACAAAAGGATAGGATTTTATAAGAAGGATTTTGAACAAAGTGCAAGGATAAAACTTGATCTAAAGTCTAAATTAGAAAAAGCTATTATTAATAAAGAATTTATTCTTTATTATCAGCCTATATTTTCAATAAAGGATAAAAGTATTGTTGGAGCAGAAGCTTTGCTGAGGTGGAAGAGCGATGGGCAGATAATTTTGCCTATGAATTTTATTCCTGTTTTAGAAGAAATGGGTCGAATAATGGATGTTGAAAAGTTTGTGGTTGACAGCGTTTGTAGTAAATTAAAAGATTGGGAGAAAAAAGAAAAAAAGATGATACCAATTTCAGTGAACCTATCCGAAAGAAGTTTTAAAGATGAAAGTTTTAGGCGATATGTAATTTATACTATTAGAAAGTATGGAATTCACAGAGGGATGTTTTCTGTTGAACTTGTTGAAAGAACGTTTGTTGAAGATTTTGAACGCTGCTTAATTATACTGAAGAAGTTTAGCAGAGAAGGTGTTTTCATATATTTGGATGATTTTGGTACTGGTTTTTCTTCATTTAATTATCTTTACAAACTTAAGTTCGACTCATTAAAAATTGACAAATCATTTTTAAGCAATATAGAAAAGGATATAAGAGCAAAATCAATTGTTGAGAGTATTATATTCTTAAACAAAAGGCTTAATTTAAAAACTGTTGCTGAAGGGGTGGAGACTTTAGATCAGCTAAAAATATTAGAAGAATTAGGGTGCGAATACGTTCAAGGATTTCTCTTGGCAAAACCTATGCCCGAGGAAGAATTCGAAGAGTTAATAAGGACTACATAA
- the thrS gene encoding threonine--tRNA ligase produces the protein MSQIICYLDNDKLVDFRDYREGESLKPVTDKDKESLDVLRHSAAHLLAQAVKELFPETKLAIGPSIENGFYYDIYRKEPFTPEDLEIIEKKMKEIAQRDLEITKMCLKKEDAIKLFSDLKEDYKLELIKDIPDDDVCIYKQGNFIDLCRGPHLSSTGQIKHFKLLNVAGAYWRGDEKREMLQRIYGTAFWTEEDLKNHLNWLEEVYKRDHRKLGKELDLYSMADEVGAGLILWHPNGGVIRTIIEDYLRKEHVKRGYEIVYTPHMMNLKIWKISGHFDFYKENMYIFENDGQEYAVKPMNCPGHMMIYNSKTRSYRDLPIRFFELGTVYRFERSGALHGLLRVRGFTQDDAHIFCTNEQLQDEIIGVLNFAKDMMELFGFKYVVSVGTRPDGSIGTDEQWNLATNSLISALKQKNIEFEIIDGDGAFYGPKIQVELIDALGRKWTGPTIQVDFALPERFNLEYADKDGTKKRPVMIHRTVVGSMERFLGALIENYAGVFPAWLSPIQIIIIPVKEDSELLEYSSEVEKKLSKEDYRVKVDKRNETLKYRIRDAELNRIPYILVIGKKELDEKLISLRTRGMKDEGQMSIEEFLKRLSLEARIPSGK, from the coding sequence ATGTCTCAAATTATTTGTTATCTAGACAACGATAAACTTGTTGATTTCAGAGACTATAGAGAAGGAGAATCTTTAAAACCTGTTACCGATAAAGATAAAGAATCTTTGGATGTTTTAAGACATTCTGCAGCCCACCTTTTGGCTCAAGCTGTAAAAGAACTTTTTCCTGAAACAAAGCTTGCAATTGGTCCCTCTATAGAAAACGGTTTTTATTATGACATATATAGAAAAGAACCCTTTACGCCTGAAGACCTTGAGATAATAGAAAAAAAGATGAAAGAAATAGCCCAAAGAGATCTTGAGATTACAAAGATGTGTCTTAAGAAAGAAGATGCAATTAAATTATTTTCCGATCTTAAAGAAGATTATAAATTAGAGCTGATAAAAGATATTCCTGATGATGACGTGTGCATATACAAACAGGGAAATTTTATAGATCTATGTAGAGGACCTCATCTTTCTTCTACCGGTCAGATAAAACATTTTAAATTGCTAAATGTAGCTGGAGCATATTGGAGGGGTGACGAAAAAAGGGAGATGCTCCAGAGAATATATGGAACTGCTTTTTGGACAGAAGAAGACTTAAAAAATCATCTTAATTGGTTGGAGGAAGTATATAAAAGAGATCACAGGAAATTAGGTAAAGAACTAGATCTTTATAGCATGGCTGATGAAGTAGGAGCTGGTCTTATCCTGTGGCATCCCAATGGGGGAGTTATTAGAACTATTATTGAAGACTATTTAAGGAAGGAACACGTTAAAAGGGGTTATGAGATAGTTTATACTCCTCATATGATGAATTTAAAGATCTGGAAGATTTCAGGGCATTTTGATTTTTACAAAGAAAATATGTACATATTTGAAAATGATGGGCAGGAATATGCAGTAAAGCCTATGAATTGTCCTGGTCATATGATGATATACAACTCTAAAACTAGAAGCTATAGAGATTTGCCTATAAGATTTTTTGAACTTGGAACGGTGTATAGGTTTGAGAGATCAGGAGCGTTGCATGGCCTTTTGAGAGTTAGAGGTTTTACTCAGGATGATGCTCACATATTCTGTACGAATGAACAGCTTCAGGATGAAATAATAGGGGTTCTCAACTTTGCAAAGGATATGATGGAGCTTTTTGGATTTAAATATGTAGTTTCTGTGGGTACCAGACCTGATGGCTCGATAGGTACAGATGAGCAGTGGAATCTTGCAACAAATTCATTGATTAGTGCTCTTAAACAAAAAAATATTGAATTCGAGATAATTGATGGAGATGGTGCGTTTTACGGGCCAAAGATTCAAGTAGAACTAATAGATGCGCTTGGGCGAAAGTGGACTGGTCCTACTATTCAGGTAGATTTTGCGCTTCCAGAGAGGTTTAATCTTGAATATGCCGATAAGGATGGTACTAAAAAAAGGCCTGTGATGATTCACAGAACGGTAGTTGGAAGTATGGAAAGATTCCTTGGTGCGCTAATAGAAAACTATGCGGGTGTGTTCCCAGCTTGGCTCTCTCCTATACAAATAATAATTATTCCTGTTAAGGAAGACTCAGAACTCTTAGAATATTCTTCTGAAGTTGAAAAGAAGCTGTCTAAAGAAGATTATAGGGTTAAAGTTGATAAAAGAAACGAAACCTTAAAGTACAGAATAAGGGATGCAGAGTTAAACAGGATTCCATATATATTGGTGATAGGGAAAAAGGAACTTGATGAAAAGTTAATATCGCTTAGGACAAGGGGTATGAAAGACGAAGGACAAATGAGCATAGAAGAATTTTTAAAGAGATTATCACTGGAAGCAAGGATTCCTTCTGGTAAATAA
- a CDS encoding GGDEF domain-containing protein, with translation MEKDIQEKVCKALKSSECVFFDLSSLVICVIDESFNIIGKSKKFSSFFGHHSINLDNSFFGKDGDNIIKRLIEQFEKKINTISLVFTKRLNHEFRHILLISDLVKVDENFYRFCVFQDLSNIYQQNEKLKYLSFHDELTGLYNRNYFENEIKKYSDGRMDPIGVFVFDVDGMKLINDSLGHHAGDKALQGIAKILRKAFRKSDIVCRVGGDEFAILIPHANINLMENLIQRIKSVYLDLKDRISVPLYFSMGYSVGNAREEEFESIFKRADISMYSNKFSKRNESYEKILKSIQ, from the coding sequence GTGGAGAAAGATATTCAGGAAAAAGTATGTAAAGCGCTTAAAAGTTCAGAATGCGTGTTTTTTGATCTGTCTTCCTTAGTAATATGCGTGATAGATGAAAGTTTTAATATAATCGGAAAAAGTAAAAAATTTTCTTCTTTTTTTGGACATCATTCTATAAATCTGGATAATAGTTTTTTTGGTAAAGATGGCGATAACATTATTAAAAGATTAATTGAACAATTCGAAAAAAAGATAAATACTATTTCTCTTGTATTTACAAAAAGATTAAATCATGAATTTAGGCATATTCTATTAATTTCGGATTTAGTAAAAGTTGATGAAAATTTTTATAGATTTTGTGTTTTTCAAGATTTGTCAAATATATATCAACAAAATGAAAAGTTAAAATATTTAAGTTTTCACGATGAATTGACGGGACTTTACAATAGAAACTATTTTGAAAATGAAATAAAAAAGTATAGTGATGGGAGAATGGACCCGATAGGCGTATTTGTATTTGACGTAGACGGTATGAAGTTAATCAACGATTCTTTGGGTCATCATGCTGGAGATAAGGCATTGCAAGGAATAGCTAAGATACTTAGGAAGGCTTTTCGTAAGAGCGATATAGTTTGTAGGGTAGGAGGAGATGAGTTTGCAATACTTATTCCTCATGCAAATATTAATTTGATGGAAAATTTGATACAGAGAATTAAATCAGTTTACTTAGATTTAAAGGATAGAATTAGTGTTCCTTTGTATTTTAGTATGGGCTATTCTGTTGGAAATGCAAGAGAAGAAGAATTTGAAAGTATCTTTAAAAGAGCTGATATATCAATGTATTCAAATAAATTTTCTAAAAGAAACGAGTCATACGAGAAAATTTTAAAGAGTATACAGTAA
- a CDS encoding MBL fold metallo-hydrolase — MQLIYINDRLGYIKSNVNIGFLLNEKKEAILIDAGIDDDNAKKAFKILDAEKIIPKKIIITHAHADHFGGASWFVKHLNTEVLSTLPAKSILEYPLMEPIYLFCGANPPKILHQKFFLGKKINVDKIVDHGKISFENINFEIVELPGHSFGQIGILFENYLFSADSFISYEFLAKHKIPLNSDIKGTLQTLNFLKNSKFKGIIPSHGDLFENYLDVLNENERIINQILEFILDICFKEVSEIELLNLIYDKFNITIKDMATNVLMRLSILAYISYLLDENLLRVEFVNNQQFFVRVS, encoded by the coding sequence ATGCAATTAATTTATATAAACGATCGCTTAGGGTATATAAAATCCAATGTAAACATAGGTTTTTTGTTAAATGAAAAAAAGGAAGCTATATTGATTGATGCAGGAATTGATGACGATAATGCAAAAAAAGCATTCAAAATACTAGACGCTGAGAAAATTATTCCCAAAAAAATAATTATTACTCACGCTCATGCCGATCACTTTGGAGGTGCTTCATGGTTTGTAAAACATCTTAATACTGAAGTGCTTTCAACTCTTCCTGCTAAATCTATACTGGAATATCCATTGATGGAACCCATATATCTTTTTTGTGGCGCCAATCCTCCTAAAATCCTTCATCAAAAATTCTTTCTTGGTAAGAAAATTAATGTTGACAAAATTGTTGATCACGGCAAGATAAGCTTTGAAAACATAAATTTTGAAATTGTTGAGCTGCCTGGTCATTCATTTGGACAAATTGGTATTTTATTTGAAAACTATCTTTTCTCTGCTGACTCTTTTATCTCTTATGAATTTTTAGCTAAGCACAAAATACCACTTAACTCGGACATAAAAGGAACTTTACAAACTCTTAATTTCTTAAAAAATTCTAAATTCAAGGGAATAATACCTTCGCATGGTGACCTTTTTGAAAACTATCTTGACGTTCTTAATGAAAATGAAAGAATTATTAATCAAATTTTAGAGTTTATTTTAGACATTTGTTTCAAAGAAGTATCTGAAATAGAGCTCCTAAATCTTATATACGATAAGTTTAATATAACAATAAAGGATATGGCTACGAATGTATTGATGAGACTCTCTATTTTGGCATATATAAGTTATCTACTTGATGAAAATTTGCTAAGAGTAGAATTTGTAAATAACCAGCAGTTTTTTGTAAGAGTTTCATAA
- a CDS encoding replication-associated recombination protein A — MKNLFESEISLSQAIRPKNLDEFLGQSHLLRKDGTIYKSIVNAKLRSVILYGPPGVGKTTLAKIIASYSKANFEILNAVLSGVPELRKIIEKAIDDKKRGIETLLFVDEVHRWNKAQQDALLPVLEDNTIRFVGATVENPFFYIIKPLLSRSLLLTLHPLNKEDLSKLFDRAINYYKRYKNKEIIFDMQTKELIINLAQKDARYLLNIIELIVESSEEDTIRLSKDALDGIIEKKLLFDKSSDQHYDTISAFIKSIRGSDPDAAIYYLALMLNSGEDPRFIARRLIILASEDIGMADPYAITIAVSTLDAVNFVGLPEAEINLAHATVYLACAPKSNTAYIALNNAKKSIQDEEILKIPEHLKNIHTEDLKNRYLYPHDFPDHFVRQRYLSENKKFYYPSDVGFEKKIKERIQKLWGDEK; from the coding sequence ATGAAAAACTTATTTGAAAGTGAAATTTCTTTGTCTCAAGCTATTCGTCCCAAAAACTTAGATGAATTCCTGGGACAAAGTCACCTATTAAGGAAAGATGGTACTATCTATAAAAGTATTGTAAACGCAAAATTAAGAAGTGTAATTTTATATGGACCACCCGGAGTAGGGAAAACTACCCTTGCAAAAATAATTGCCTCTTATTCAAAAGCTAATTTTGAAATCTTAAATGCAGTACTAAGTGGAGTACCAGAACTAAGAAAGATTATAGAAAAAGCAATAGATGACAAAAAAAGAGGCATAGAAACCTTACTTTTTGTGGACGAGGTTCACCGATGGAACAAAGCTCAACAAGATGCTCTGCTTCCTGTTTTAGAGGATAATACTATCAGATTCGTAGGAGCTACTGTCGAAAATCCTTTTTTCTATATAATTAAACCATTACTTTCAAGATCGCTGTTACTTACACTTCACCCTCTTAATAAAGAGGACCTTAGTAAGTTATTTGATAGAGCAATAAATTATTATAAGAGGTATAAAAATAAAGAAATTATTTTCGATATGCAAACAAAAGAATTAATAATCAACCTTGCACAAAAGGACGCAAGATATTTATTAAACATTATTGAACTAATCGTAGAATCTTCAGAAGAAGATACAATAAGGCTATCAAAAGATGCCTTAGATGGAATAATTGAAAAAAAGCTTTTGTTCGACAAATCTAGCGATCAACACTATGATACAATTTCTGCCTTTATAAAATCTATAAGGGGTAGCGATCCTGATGCTGCTATTTACTATCTTGCTTTGATGCTAAACTCAGGAGAAGATCCAAGGTTTATAGCTCGAAGGCTTATAATTCTTGCATCAGAAGATATAGGCATGGCCGATCCATATGCTATAACAATTGCTGTATCCACACTCGATGCAGTAAACTTTGTAGGTCTCCCAGAAGCAGAAATAAACCTTGCCCATGCCACAGTATATCTCGCGTGTGCGCCAAAAAGTAACACCGCATATATAGCGCTAAATAACGCAAAAAAATCCATTCAAGATGAAGAAATATTAAAAATACCAGAACACCTCAAAAATATTCATACAGAAGATTTAAAAAATAGATACCTTTATCCTCACGACTTTCCAGATCACTTTGTGAGACAAAGGTATCTATCCGAAAATAAGAAATTTTACTACCCTTCAGATGTAGGCTTTGAAAAGAAAATAAAAGAGAGAATACAAAAATTATGGGGCGATGAAAAATAG
- a CDS encoding MBL fold metallo-hydrolase, with protein MKIEYFGHSCFVCETKAGTRFMFDPFNEKVGYPLPSVPVDVVFTSHDHFDHNAVNVVKGNPKVFKDAGKFEFKDLSIEGHIFNHDDNAGKERGKVVAFKITADGVSLAHMGDLGEVPSKGSLKPYESLDLLLIPVGGFYTIGPDEVLKIVDMINPKQIVPMHYKLTGNEFPIKTLNEFLAAWKYGVNRINSCKYEITPGNKEKELVVMKAVFEK; from the coding sequence ATGAAAATTGAATACTTTGGACATTCCTGTTTCGTATGTGAGACAAAAGCTGGCACAAGATTTATGTTTGATCCCTTTAATGAAAAAGTTGGATATCCTTTGCCTTCTGTGCCAGTTGATGTAGTTTTTACATCTCACGATCATTTTGATCACAATGCGGTTAACGTTGTTAAAGGAAATCCGAAAGTATTTAAGGATGCTGGCAAATTTGAATTCAAAGATCTTTCTATTGAAGGTCATATATTTAACCATGACGACAATGCAGGTAAGGAGAGAGGTAAGGTAGTTGCTTTTAAAATAACTGCTGACGGAGTAAGTCTTGCTCACATGGGCGATTTAGGGGAAGTTCCATCGAAGGGTTCTTTGAAGCCATATGAAAGCCTTGATTTGCTTTTGATTCCTGTAGGTGGGTTTTATACAATTGGACCAGATGAGGTGTTGAAGATTGTAGATATGATTAATCCAAAACAAATTGTTCCAATGCACTATAAATTGACTGGAAATGAATTTCCAATTAAAACGTTAAATGAATTTTTAGCAGCATGGAAATATGGTGTAAATAGGATTAACTCATGTAAATATGAGATAACACCTGGAAACAAAGAAAAAGAGTTGGTTGTTATGAAAGCAGTTTTTGAAAAATAA
- a CDS encoding ketopantoate reductase family protein — MKILIAGTGALGMLFAAYLSEEHEVQLFGFSKNVDFINNNGIKVLTPHGTKNYKNVRAFSNPKSIENEKFDLLITVVKSFATKDYYDALESVRTNISYALSFQNGIKKEEELINFIGKDRAISSACTIGATFTDKGVVNYTSPGSIWLSLYEKTNSSTKFLEDLSQTFADINFPANIESDPYGLVWNKLVFYSAGAAVGCLTLLPYHMIWSSNSLCKVFLDALKEGKVIAESEGIKLFDMKGLEVISLTTSLSEDEATEILNGKAKQLETKNLKDLRVSMSVDILRQKKTELEFTLGELYHRGVKNKLITPVIHTSYHVVKGLEELYLNKERNFLYKYRLI, encoded by the coding sequence ATGAAAATTTTGATTGCTGGAACTGGAGCTTTAGGAATGCTATTTGCAGCATATCTATCAGAAGAGCATGAAGTTCAGCTTTTTGGATTTAGTAAAAATGTAGACTTTATAAACAACAATGGAATAAAAGTTCTAACACCGCACGGCACAAAAAATTATAAAAACGTTAGAGCATTTAGCAACCCAAAATCAATTGAAAATGAAAAGTTTGATCTATTAATTACTGTCGTAAAATCTTTTGCCACAAAAGACTATTACGACGCTCTCGAAAGTGTAAGAACAAATATCTCTTATGCGCTTTCTTTTCAAAACGGTATAAAAAAGGAAGAAGAACTGATAAATTTTATAGGCAAAGATAGGGCCATCTCTTCAGCGTGTACCATAGGCGCAACTTTTACAGATAAAGGGGTTGTCAATTATACTTCTCCTGGCTCTATATGGCTTTCGTTATACGAAAAAACAAACTCATCCACAAAATTTCTTGAAGACTTATCTCAAACTTTTGCTGACATCAACTTCCCAGCAAACATTGAAAGTGACCCATACGGTCTTGTGTGGAACAAACTTGTATTTTACAGTGCAGGCGCAGCAGTAGGTTGTTTGACTTTGCTTCCATATCATATGATATGGAGTTCAAATAGCCTTTGTAAAGTCTTTCTGGATGCATTAAAGGAAGGAAAAGTTATTGCAGAAAGCGAAGGAATAAAACTTTTTGATATGAAAGGACTTGAAGTAATTAGTTTAACCACTTCACTTAGTGAAGACGAGGCCACAGAGATATTGAACGGTAAAGCGAAACAACTCGAAACAAAAAACTTAAAGGATTTAAGGGTATCGATGTCTGTTGACATTTTAAGACAAAAGAAAACAGAACTAGAATTTACTTTAGGAGAGCTCTATCACAGAGGAGTAAAAAATAAACTTATCACACCTGTAATTCACACATCATATCATGTGGTAAAGGGATTAGAAGAGCTTTATCTCAACAAAGAAAGAAATTTCTTGTATAAATACAGGTTAATATAA